One segment of Mastomys coucha isolate ucsf_1 unplaced genomic scaffold, UCSF_Mcou_1 pScaffold23, whole genome shotgun sequence DNA contains the following:
- the LOC116072382 gene encoding death domain-containing membrane protein NRADD has translation MLHNISKGVVYSDTALQGQNGVREGMWVGAGGALAPNASSLFPPEPPGASSNIIPVYCALLATVVLGLLAYVAFKCWRSHKQRQQLAKARTVELGDPDRDQRHGNSNVFVDSPGLEPCIPSQGPHPDLGCRLYLHVPQQQQEEVQRLLMLGEPAKGWQGLAGHLGYQAEAVETMARDQVPAYTLLRDWAAQEGSRATLRVLEDALAALGREDVVQVLSSQAEGCSVV, from the exons ATGCTTCATAACATCAGCAAAGGTGTGGTCTATTCAG ATACAGCCCTGCAGGGGCAGAATGGGGTCAGGGAAGGAATGTGGGTAGGAGCTGGGGGAGCCCTAGCCCCCAatgcctcctccctctttccccctgaGCCTCCAGGGGCCTCAAGCAACATCATTCCTGTCTACTGTGCTCTCCTAGCTACCGTGGTCCTTGGTCTGCTTGCCTATGTGGCCTTTAAATG CTGGCGTTCACATAAGCAAAGACAACAGCTGGCTAAAGCTCGGACTGTAGAACTAGGGGACCCTGACAGGGACCAGAGGCATGGTAACAGCAACGTCTTCGTGGACTCTCCTGGTCTGGAGCCCTGTATTCCCAGCCAGG gaCCACATCCAGACCTTGGCTGCCGACTTTACCTGCATGtcccacagcagcagcaggaagaagtCCAGCGGCTCTTGATGTTGGGTGAACCAGCCAAGGGCTGGCAGGGGCTAGCAGGCCACCTGGGCTACCAAGCCGAGGCTGTGGAAACCATGGCCCGTGACCAGGTGCCAGCCTACACCCTGCTTAGGGACTGGGCTGCCCAAGAGGGCAGTAGAGCAACGCTCAGAGTGCTGGAGGATGCTCTGGCTGCCCTAGGCCGGGAAGATGTGGTCCAGGTTTTGAGCTCACAGGCTGAGGGCTGTTCTGTGGTGTGA